The following proteins are co-located in the Dehalococcoides mccartyi 195 genome:
- a CDS encoding prenyltransferase codes for MKALTSERPDFQDWIQAARLKFLPQGVMPVVIAGALAFSEDTFDVVNFVVAFSAAAAVQIGLTMFNDTLDYVYGTDCKHADAKNPFSGGSGVFTCGVIKPRQSLLVIFSLYFFALLCAIYMALDMGWGVMWIAVIGAAISILYSAKPMRLAYHGLGELMMLIGYGPVLTAWGYFVHTGMVNRDVLLIGVIPGLCMWAMILINEIPDYQEDRAAGKRNLTYRLGPKNAKNLFSISLAGLYTYILALVFTGVMPPLSAISLGGIPLAVMAVRIAHRYYNDPIKVAMANKLMVIIYSVTTATVAIGMLT; via the coding sequence TTGAAAGCGCTTACTAGCGAACGTCCGGATTTTCAGGACTGGATACAGGCTGCCCGTCTCAAGTTCCTGCCCCAGGGTGTAATGCCGGTGGTAATAGCCGGCGCTTTGGCTTTTTCTGAAGATACCTTTGACGTAGTCAACTTTGTAGTGGCCTTTTCAGCCGCTGCCGCTGTTCAGATTGGCCTTACCATGTTTAATGACACCCTTGATTATGTTTATGGCACTGATTGCAAACATGCTGATGCCAAAAACCCTTTTTCCGGCGGGAGCGGGGTTTTTACCTGTGGGGTTATAAAGCCCCGCCAGTCCCTCCTGGTTATCTTCTCTCTGTATTTCTTCGCCCTGCTGTGTGCCATTTATATGGCGCTGGATATGGGCTGGGGGGTTATGTGGATTGCCGTTATCGGGGCGGCTATTTCCATACTCTATTCTGCTAAACCCATGCGTCTGGCTTACCATGGCCTGGGTGAGCTGATGATGCTTATCGGTTACGGGCCGGTGCTGACAGCCTGGGGGTATTTTGTGCATACCGGTATGGTTAACCGGGATGTGCTGCTGATAGGTGTTATACCGGGTTTGTGCATGTGGGCAATGATACTTATAAATGAGATACCTGATTATCAGGAAGACCGGGCCGCCGGTAAACGTAACCTGACTTATCGCCTGGGGCCTAAAAATGCCAAAAATCTTTTCAGTATCTCTTTGGCAGGCCTTTACACCTATATACTGGCACTTGTATTTACCGGGGTGATGCCCCCGCTTTCAGCCATATCCTTAGGCGGTATCCCTCTGGCAGTTATGGCTGTCAGGATTGCCCACCGCTATTATAATGACCCCATAAAGGTAGCCATGGCCAATAAATTGATGGTCATAATATATTCGGTCACAACTGCTACGGTGGCCATAGGGATGTTGACATAA
- a CDS encoding class I SAM-dependent methyltransferase — MSSVNVSVKDPGFESEEAQARKRYMLQLFGFQAKHYDLHDDIIGMGIHRRWGKEMVLEILTYTRNMPQVKMLDLACGTGFVTFNTLRYMNNVDIDAFDITPEMVEVAKGRLKKNYPDRNVKFWVGDAEVPYGDAKYDVIGTCFAFRNFANKNLAASNIFKALKPGGLLVLQDMTKPEKQPFRGIYLFALKNLMPIMARIIGTERKSARYLANSVLAMPSNAEIMSILQNQGFINIKSRYQSGGMGTLTVAYKPEN, encoded by the coding sequence ATGAGCAGTGTGAATGTAAGCGTAAAAGACCCCGGTTTTGAGTCTGAAGAGGCTCAGGCCCGCAAGCGTTATATGCTCCAGCTGTTTGGCTTTCAGGCCAAACACTATGATTTGCACGATGATATTATAGGTATGGGTATTCACCGCCGCTGGGGCAAAGAGATGGTTTTAGAGATACTGACCTATACCCGCAATATGCCCCAGGTGAAAATGCTGGATTTGGCCTGCGGGACCGGTTTTGTTACCTTTAACACTCTGCGTTACATGAATAATGTGGATATAGACGCCTTTGATATTACCCCCGAAATGGTGGAAGTAGCCAAGGGGCGGCTCAAGAAAAACTACCCTGACCGCAATGTAAAGTTCTGGGTGGGTGATGCCGAGGTACCCTACGGGGATGCCAAGTACGATGTTATCGGCACCTGCTTTGCCTTCCGCAATTTTGCCAACAAAAATCTGGCGGCCTCTAATATTTTTAAAGCACTTAAACCGGGCGGTCTGCTGGTTTTGCAGGATATGACCAAACCCGAAAAACAGCCCTTCCGCGGTATTTACCTGTTTGCCTTGAAAAACTTGATGCCCATCATGGCTCGGATAATAGGCACAGAACGCAAATCAGCCCGGTATCTGGCAAATTCGGTGCTGGCCATGCCCAGTAACGCGGAAATAATGTCTATCCTCCAGAATCAGGGTTTTATAAATATCAAATCCCGCTATCAGAGCGGTGGTATGGGTACACTGACCGTGGCCTATAAGCCGGAGAATTAA
- a CDS encoding class I SAM-dependent methyltransferase, with translation MSSLAEAPIHDPGFDSEEAHKRKQYMVDLFVVQAKNYDFHDDVFGLYAHRFWMRTVLKIMGRFLKDRKHVDMLDLACGTGFVTFNTARNFDNVDIEAFDISPDMLAVAKERYEKYFKGRNIKFWRGDAEVPFGEEKYDLVTTSFAYRNFANKGIATENVFNALKPGGLFIIQDLTKPERHPMRGLYIFYMKYILPVLTGILGTEKSAARWLYKSAMMMPTNGQIVKLMESKGFEKCQYKSLSLGIACVIWGFKPEKSE, from the coding sequence ATGAGTAGTTTGGCCGAAGCGCCTATCCATGACCCCGGATTTGACTCTGAAGAGGCGCATAAACGTAAACAGTATATGGTTGACTTGTTCGTAGTCCAAGCAAAAAACTACGATTTCCATGATGATGTTTTCGGGCTTTATGCCCACCGTTTCTGGATGCGGACCGTTCTTAAGATAATGGGGCGGTTTCTGAAAGACCGGAAGCATGTTGATATGCTGGATTTGGCCTGCGGCACCGGCTTTGTTACCTTCAATACAGCCAGAAACTTTGACAATGTTGACATAGAGGCCTTTGATATCAGCCCGGATATGCTGGCCGTTGCTAAAGAACGCTACGAAAAGTATTTCAAAGGGCGGAACATCAAGTTCTGGCGGGGTGATGCCGAAGTTCCCTTTGGCGAAGAGAAATATGACCTGGTAACTACCAGTTTTGCTTACCGCAACTTTGCCAACAAAGGCATTGCCACCGAAAACGTTTTCAATGCCCTGAAGCCGGGCGGTCTGTTTATTATTCAGGACCTTACCAAACCCGAACGCCACCCCATGCGCGGGCTGTATATATTCTACATGAAGTATATCCTGCCGGTGCTTACCGGCATTCTGGGCACCGAAAAATCCGCTGCCCGCTGGCTTTACAAGTCTGCCATGATGATGCCCACTAACGGGCAGATTGTAAAACTGATGGAAAGTAAAGGCTTTGAGAAATGCCAGTACAAGAGCCTGTCACTGGGTATTGCCTGCGTAATCTGGGGTTTCAAGCCGGAGAAATCAGAATAA
- a CDS encoding class I SAM-dependent methyltransferase, which translates to MVAPSFFEKVAPVYEFLTRMFMLGTFESARDRMLNEDTSAFSVLDLCTGTGYIANKIEAKRIVGLDQSVQMMALNDRTKRPNKTLVRGNAYHLPFEDGEFERIYCSSASHEFKLFGKVLAECFRTLKPGGKVAVYDIYQPKNKFYSLIVNTIYRYPVEHNIMWVHTLEEWRKLLTEAGFEVEELEAVRGVFVFVRARKPV; encoded by the coding sequence ATGGTAGCCCCCAGTTTTTTTGAAAAAGTTGCCCCGGTATACGAATTTTTAACCCGTATGTTTATGCTGGGTACATTTGAAAGTGCCCGTGACAGAATGCTGAATGAAGATACCTCGGCTTTCAGTGTTCTTGACCTGTGTACCGGTACCGGGTATATTGCCAACAAGATAGAAGCAAAGCGGATTGTAGGTTTAGACCAGTCTGTCCAGATGATGGCCCTTAATGACCGCACCAAACGCCCCAACAAAACTCTGGTACGGGGAAATGCTTACCATCTGCCGTTTGAAGACGGGGAGTTTGAGCGTATTTATTGCTCCAGTGCCAGCCACGAGTTTAAACTCTTCGGTAAAGTACTGGCGGAATGCTTCCGTACCCTGAAGCCCGGCGGTAAGGTGGCTGTTTATGATATTTACCAGCCCAAAAACAAGTTTTATTCCCTGATAGTCAATACTATATACCGTTATCCTGTTGAGCATAATATTATGTGGGTGCATACGCTGGAGGAATGGCGCAAGCTTTTGACCGAAGCCGGTTTTGAGGTAGAGGAGCTGGAAGCTGTGCGGGGGGTATTTGTATTTGTGCGGGCCCGTAAACCTGTTTAA
- the rsmA gene encoding 16S rRNA (adenine(1518)-N(6)/adenine(1519)-N(6))-dimethyltransferase RsmA has product MEKDAPLAATGTPSLMAQAKEMMEGYTLRARKGLGQHFLISQGVLNKILLAADLKPTDTVIEVGPGLGVLTEELIKRAGQVIAVELDDKLVTALTEKFKAYPNFRIIHSDILKTSPAEILGQNIPYKLVANLPYYITSAVLRQFLEAEAKPELMVVMVQKEVAKNMVAQTGDMGLLTLSVRFYGNPSLVSVVPGGAFYPPPEVDSAIVKVAIPQAAIMQGVSEADFFKLARAGFGTRRKTLLNALAQGLGVSKQSVLALLNRAGIEPARRAETLSMEEWKMLCLVYTENPC; this is encoded by the coding sequence ATGGAGAAAGACGCACCTCTGGCAGCTACTGGTACCCCTTCACTTATGGCTCAGGCCAAAGAGATGATGGAGGGCTATACCCTCAGGGCCCGCAAAGGGCTGGGGCAGCATTTCCTGATAAGCCAGGGCGTGCTTAACAAAATACTACTGGCTGCAGATTTGAAACCCACGGATACGGTTATTGAAGTGGGGCCGGGGCTTGGAGTGCTTACCGAAGAACTCATTAAAAGGGCCGGGCAGGTTATAGCGGTAGAACTGGATGACAAGCTGGTAACTGCCTTGACCGAAAAATTTAAAGCCTATCCTAATTTCAGGATTATCCATTCAGATATACTTAAAACCAGCCCGGCGGAAATACTGGGTCAAAATATTCCCTATAAGCTGGTGGCCAATCTTCCGTATTACATAACCTCAGCCGTACTTCGCCAGTTTCTGGAAGCTGAGGCCAAGCCGGAACTTATGGTGGTCATGGTACAAAAAGAGGTGGCCAAAAATATGGTCGCCCAAACAGGGGACATGGGTCTTTTAACCCTGAGTGTGCGTTTTTACGGCAACCCTTCGCTGGTATCAGTAGTGCCGGGCGGGGCTTTTTATCCTCCGCCGGAAGTGGATTCGGCTATTGTAAAGGTAGCTATCCCCCAGGCAGCCATTATGCAGGGGGTGTCTGAGGCTGATTTTTTTAAACTGGCCAGAGCCGGTTTCGGCACCCGCCGTAAAACCCTTCTTAACGCTCTGGCACAGGGACTGGGTGTATCCAAGCAGAGTGTACTGGCACTGCTGAACAGGGCAGGCATAGAACCCGCCCGCCGGGCAGAGACCTTGAGTATGGAGGAGTGGAAAATGTTATGCCTGGTGTACACGGAGAACCCATGCTGA
- a CDS encoding bifunctional tRNA (adenosine(37)-N6)-threonylcarbamoyltransferase complex dimerization subunit type 1 TsaB/HAD family hydrolase, with amino-acid sequence MPVLIAIDTATPDTGLAVLKDDEIVAQYNWLSHQNQTVELLPRLEWLLESAGLSLKDASAIAVSIGPGSFNGLRVGLSTAKSLAFALDIPLCGIGTLELAAYPYLASGLKVWALLPSGQQEYAAAIYQKNGDGLKEEVKPYITNLADLAAEVSEPCVICGPISQTSQTELKALLGDKKAVFAPADIRPSRAASLARLAKKRIEDGLTDSPAGLQPLYLRRPQISPRKHRTGLPLSQNKAVIWDMDGVIADSAPFHMRAWQTTFAEIGYTFSEADFYRTFGLRNDMIIYSVLGEKSDADTIHTLADRKEHLFREYAGQEIQLFPGVIELLKSLKTAGYRMAIASSAPLANIKLVMTKLGIGDYFLATVSEKDVTKGKPNPQIFLLSAARLCASPEECLVIEDAPAGVEAAKKAGMKCIAVTNSQQPQALSEADMIVDTLGKISVEDIAGFIGLAGAK; translated from the coding sequence ATGCCGGTTTTAATAGCCATTGATACAGCCACCCCGGACACCGGGCTGGCTGTCCTTAAAGATGATGAAATAGTGGCCCAGTACAACTGGCTAAGCCACCAAAACCAGACGGTAGAGCTGCTGCCCCGTTTGGAGTGGCTGCTTGAGTCAGCCGGGCTAAGCCTTAAAGATGCCTCAGCCATTGCGGTTTCCATAGGGCCGGGCAGTTTTAACGGCTTAAGAGTAGGCCTGAGCACCGCCAAAAGCCTGGCTTTTGCTCTGGATATCCCCCTGTGCGGTATCGGCACACTGGAACTGGCCGCCTACCCCTATCTGGCAAGCGGCCTTAAGGTGTGGGCATTACTGCCCTCAGGACAGCAGGAATATGCCGCAGCGATCTACCAAAAGAACGGAGACGGCTTAAAAGAAGAGGTTAAACCCTATATCACCAATCTGGCTGATTTAGCCGCTGAAGTCAGTGAACCCTGTGTTATCTGCGGGCCGATAAGCCAAACCAGCCAAACCGAGCTTAAAGCCCTGCTTGGAGATAAAAAAGCAGTATTTGCCCCGGCTGATATACGCCCTTCAAGGGCAGCCTCGCTGGCACGGCTGGCTAAAAAGAGGATTGAAGACGGCCTGACTGACAGCCCTGCCGGTTTGCAACCGCTTTACCTGCGCCGCCCCCAGATATCCCCCCGCAAACACCGCACCGGCCTGCCGCTCTCCCAAAACAAAGCCGTTATCTGGGATATGGACGGGGTAATTGCAGATTCCGCCCCCTTTCATATGCGGGCATGGCAGACTACTTTTGCGGAGATAGGTTATACTTTTTCCGAAGCAGATTTTTACCGTACCTTCGGCCTGCGGAATGACATGATAATTTATTCGGTGCTGGGTGAGAAGTCAGACGCGGATACTATCCACACTCTGGCTGACCGCAAGGAACACCTTTTCCGTGAATACGCCGGGCAGGAGATACAGCTGTTTCCCGGTGTGATAGAACTTTTAAAATCCCTGAAAACAGCCGGTTACCGCATGGCCATTGCATCTTCGGCACCGCTGGCCAATATCAAGCTGGTTATGACTAAACTGGGTATAGGGGACTACTTCCTGGCTACAGTCAGCGAAAAAGATGTCACCAAGGGCAAGCCCAACCCCCAGATATTCTTACTCTCGGCCGCCAGACTGTGCGCCAGCCCGGAAGAGTGCCTGGTAATAGAAGACGCACCCGCCGGAGTGGAAGCCGCCAAGAAAGCCGGTATGAAATGCATAGCTGTTACCAACAGCCAGCAACCCCAGGCCCTGAGCGAAGCTGATATGATAGTTGACACCCTGGGCAAGATTAGTGTAGAAGATATAGCCGGTTTTATAGGTTTGGCCGGCGCTAAATAA
- the tsaE gene encoding tRNA (adenosine(37)-N6)-threonylcarbamoyltransferase complex ATPase subunit type 1 TsaE: protein MNQLELVSHSTRQTQDLGKIIGGLASAGDIIFLVGNLGAGKTNLTQGIAKGLDVTENALSPSFVLVREMYGRLPLYHIDLYRLDLSEEIEELGLDDYFYGSRVTVVEWADKADELLPTENLRIEIAYLDENKRKLTLSAWGIRYEELLNEIAQRVKDAGFNSH, encoded by the coding sequence ATGAACCAACTTGAACTGGTGAGTCACAGTACCCGGCAAACCCAAGACCTGGGCAAGATAATAGGCGGACTGGCATCAGCCGGGGATATTATCTTCCTGGTGGGGAACCTTGGAGCAGGCAAAACGAACCTGACCCAGGGAATAGCCAAGGGGCTGGATGTTACCGAAAATGCCCTGAGCCCTTCGTTTGTACTGGTGCGTGAGATGTACGGGCGGTTACCTTTGTATCACATAGATTTATACCGTTTGGACCTGAGCGAAGAAATAGAGGAACTGGGACTGGATGACTATTTTTACGGCAGCAGAGTAACGGTGGTTGAGTGGGCTGACAAAGCCGATGAGCTGCTGCCTACGGAAAACCTGCGGATAGAAATAGCCTATCTGGATGAAAATAAGCGGAAACTGACCCTGTCTGCCTGGGGTATCCGCTATGAAGAGCTGCTAAATGAGATTGCACAGAGGGTAAAGGATGCCGGTTTTAATAGCCATTGA
- a CDS encoding iron-containing alcohol dehydrogenase, with protein MGKVDTLAYDIGNNRTRHVYIGSDILGSLPEYAKQLNADKFFIITDSNLENILKDKIKDLLSGVTETHLLAFPAGEASKTLSTLEDIGSKILDLRATKSSVIVCLGGGVVGNLGGLTAALLFRGLRFFHIPTTMVAQIDSAIGQKQAVNYKMGKNLFGQYYAPEFVFIDFNFLRTLPERQIRAGLAESVKHGLCQESSFFDYIEEHAGDYSPEVIDYISRHTIELKLELLKIDPFEGKLDPQLELGHTIGHAVEIIKNGQLLHGESIAIGMVAEAALSCEMGYMKPELAAKIERIFKKLGLPTRIPADVPLEGVLEALRYDNKRRTARTDFFLLEDFTRFHKENGKIGTKVSEEVLKKVLESAY; from the coding sequence ATGGGTAAAGTGGATACACTGGCTTATGACATTGGGAATAACCGTACCCGCCACGTATATATAGGCAGTGACATACTGGGTAGTCTGCCCGAATATGCAAAACAGCTAAATGCGGACAAATTTTTTATAATAACTGATTCCAATCTGGAAAATATTCTAAAAGATAAAATAAAAGATTTGCTTTCCGGGGTGACCGAAACCCACCTGCTGGCTTTCCCGGCCGGTGAAGCCTCAAAAACTCTGTCTACTCTGGAAGACATAGGCTCAAAAATCCTTGACCTCAGGGCTACCAAATCAAGCGTTATCGTCTGTTTGGGGGGTGGGGTAGTAGGGAATCTGGGCGGTCTTACCGCCGCACTCCTTTTCAGGGGTTTGCGCTTTTTCCATATTCCTACCACCATGGTTGCCCAGATAGACAGTGCCATTGGCCAGAAACAGGCCGTTAACTACAAAATGGGTAAAAACCTGTTCGGACAGTATTATGCCCCTGAGTTTGTCTTTATAGATTTTAATTTCCTGCGGACTCTGCCCGAACGCCAGATACGGGCGGGTTTGGCCGAATCTGTAAAACACGGCTTGTGCCAGGAATCCTCCTTTTTTGACTATATAGAAGAACACGCCGGTGATTATTCGCCGGAAGTTATAGATTATATCTCCCGCCATACCATAGAGCTTAAGCTGGAGCTGCTTAAGATTGACCCCTTTGAGGGCAAGCTTGACCCCCAGCTGGAGCTTGGGCATACCATAGGCCATGCGGTAGAGATTATTAAAAACGGCCAGCTTTTGCATGGTGAGTCCATTGCTATCGGCATGGTGGCTGAGGCCGCCCTTTCCTGTGAGATGGGCTATATGAAGCCCGAACTGGCCGCTAAAATAGAGCGTATTTTCAAGAAGCTGGGTTTGCCCACCCGTATTCCGGCGGATGTTCCTCTGGAAGGGGTGCTGGAAGCCCTGCGCTATGATAACAAACGCCGTACTGCCCGTACAGACTTCTTTTTGCTTGAGGATTTTACCCGTTTCCACAAGGAAAATGGTAAAATAGGTACCAAGGTTTCTGAAGAGGTTTTGAAGAAAGTTCTTGAAAGCGCTTACTAG
- the ispE gene encoding 4-(cytidine 5'-diphospho)-2-C-methyl-D-erythritol kinase, with translation MLTLLAPAKVNLSLEVLYRRNDGYHELRSIIQSLSLCDRLSFSPAKTVQISSDSPDWQAEHSLVSKAVALFSEKCGQGRGVNLTIAKRIPLVSGLGGDSSCAAAVLKGLNKLWGCGYPRWRLMELGAELGSDVPFFMMGGTAMMEGRGETVTPLPTLNQMWAVLLVPEIEMPPDKTAALYRNLHADSFSSGEISDKLLEDICQGKLSYSSCFNVFEKIAFTLFPDLAKYRWQFLEAGAYQIFLAGAGPTLFTLLKDKNMAEKIYHNLCQKGHQAYLVSTLGPLD, from the coding sequence ATGCTGACACTGCTGGCTCCGGCCAAAGTCAACCTTAGTCTGGAAGTCCTCTACCGCCGGAATGACGGGTACCATGAGCTGCGGAGTATTATTCAGTCACTCAGCTTATGTGACCGCCTGTCTTTCAGCCCGGCCAAAACAGTGCAAATAAGCTCAGACAGCCCGGATTGGCAGGCTGAACATAGCTTGGTTTCCAAAGCTGTGGCCTTATTTAGTGAAAAGTGCGGGCAGGGACGCGGGGTAAACCTGACTATAGCCAAGCGTATTCCCCTGGTTTCGGGGTTGGGGGGAGACAGTTCCTGTGCGGCGGCTGTTTTAAAAGGGCTTAACAAGCTGTGGGGGTGCGGTTATCCGCGCTGGCGGCTTATGGAACTGGGGGCAGAGCTGGGTTCTGACGTGCCGTTTTTCATGATGGGCGGTACGGCTATGATGGAAGGACGTGGAGAAACCGTAACCCCCCTGCCCACTCTCAATCAAATGTGGGCGGTTTTGCTGGTTCCTGAAATAGAAATGCCGCCGGATAAAACTGCCGCTCTCTACCGTAATCTGCATGCAGATAGCTTTAGCAGCGGGGAAATAAGCGATAAACTGCTGGAAGATATATGTCAGGGTAAGCTAAGCTACAGTTCGTGTTTCAATGTATTTGAAAAAATAGCCTTCACCCTTTTCCCTGATTTGGCCAAATACCGCTGGCAATTTCTGGAAGCCGGGGCTTACCAGATATTTTTAGCCGGAGCAGGCCCGACCCTCTTTACCCTGCTTAAAGATAAAAATATGGCTGAGAAGATATACCATAATCTGTGCCAGAAGGGGCATCAGGCTTATCTGGTATCCACTTTAGGGCCACTGGATTGA
- the ndk gene encoding nucleoside-diphosphate kinase, with translation MERTLLLVKPDGVNRGLSGEILGRMEKLGLKMIGLRMLQMDAVLADKHYAPHRERPFFKDLVTYITSGPIVAAVFEGENAVEKMRKAMGATDPAKSEKGTVRGDLGINIEQNTVHGSDSAENAKHEISLFFSESELVNYDRR, from the coding sequence ATGGAAAGAACACTTTTACTGGTTAAGCCTGACGGCGTTAACCGCGGCCTGTCCGGCGAAATACTGGGCAGAATGGAAAAACTGGGGCTGAAAATGATTGGCCTGCGGATGCTCCAGATGGATGCCGTTTTAGCTGACAAGCACTATGCCCCCCACCGGGAACGCCCCTTTTTCAAGGATTTGGTCACTTACATTACCTCCGGCCCTATTGTAGCCGCTGTTTTTGAGGGCGAAAATGCCGTTGAGAAAATGCGCAAGGCTATGGGCGCCACTGACCCTGCCAAATCTGAAAAGGGTACGGTACGGGGAGATTTGGGTATAAATATAGAGCAGAATACCGTTCACGGCTCAGACTCGGCTGAAAACGCCAAACATGAAATAAGCCTGTTTTTCAGCGAAAGCGAACTGGTAAACTACGACCGCCGTTAG
- a CDS encoding metallophosphoesterase family protein — MVSLGMRYAVMADIHANLEALNAVLEDADKRGAAGIWCLGDIVNYGPDPVACLEILKSRKHLAVAGNHDLAVAGKINHSLFALEAARALVWTRNQLSSAMIDYLASLPEVVVEGDFTLVHGSLRRPDWEYISTPQIAAENFGLMSTPYCLVGHTHMPYVFTPGQRGICRGMPLMAGSMQPLRQTSLIINPGSVGQPRDGNPQASYGIYNEEARTFCLYRVSYNITATQKKMQKAKLPQFLSARLSKGS, encoded by the coding sequence ATGGTATCATTAGGTATGCGTTATGCTGTTATGGCGGACATACATGCTAATCTGGAAGCTTTAAATGCCGTTCTGGAAGATGCCGATAAAAGGGGTGCTGCCGGGATATGGTGTTTGGGGGATATTGTAAATTATGGCCCTGACCCGGTGGCCTGTCTGGAAATACTGAAAAGCCGCAAACATCTGGCTGTAGCCGGTAATCATGACCTGGCGGTTGCCGGTAAGATAAACCATTCTCTGTTTGCGCTGGAAGCTGCCCGCGCTCTGGTTTGGACCAGAAACCAGCTGTCCAGCGCGATGATTGATTATCTGGCCTCTTTGCCAGAGGTTGTAGTTGAGGGTGATTTTACCCTGGTGCATGGCAGTCTTCGCCGCCCGGACTGGGAGTATATAAGTACCCCCCAGATTGCGGCTGAAAATTTCGGGCTTATGAGTACCCCTTATTGTCTGGTGGGGCATACCCATATGCCTTATGTCTTTACCCCCGGCCAAAGGGGTATTTGCCGGGGTATGCCGCTTATGGCAGGCAGTATGCAGCCGCTCCGCCAGACCAGTCTGATAATCAACCCCGGCAGTGTCGGCCAGCCCCGGGACGGCAACCCGCAGGCCAGTTACGGTATTTACAACGAAGAAGCCCGTACTTTTTGTCTGTACAGGGTGTCTTATAACATAACGGCTACCCAGAAAAAGATGCAAAAAGCCAAATTGCCCCAGTTTTTGTCAGCACGATTGAGCAAAGGGAGCTAA
- the thiL gene encoding thiamine-phosphate kinase, whose protein sequence is MKVSDIGECQLIDQLNKLLHQGTDETTPARQNLILDIGDDAAVFRPQGYQLVTVDSLIENVHFNRSMLNWADLGYKALAINLSDIAAMGGVPQYAIVNIDLPPDTLVSSVTDCYNAMRSLADKYQTAIIAGDTNQSSLINLAVTLLGSAENPDKLLTRNTALPGQKIAVTGYLGNAAAGLDMLLNQTKVPDESREIFCRSFYRPEPRINEARLLVKEGARCCIDISDGLAADLLHILRQSRVSARIELERLPVHPSLRLCYPLQAQHMALYGGEDYELLFTAPAKVIEQISAQSGIPVTIIGEIIPGKPDELKLVDKDGRALQPEKNGWEHFKKPK, encoded by the coding sequence ATGAAGGTTTCTGACATAGGCGAATGCCAGCTGATAGACCAGCTGAACAAACTTCTGCACCAGGGAACAGATGAAACCACCCCTGCCCGTCAAAACCTGATACTGGATATTGGTGACGATGCGGCTGTTTTCCGGCCTCAGGGATACCAGCTGGTCACGGTGGACAGCCTTATTGAAAACGTACATTTCAACCGCAGTATGCTTAACTGGGCAGACTTAGGTTACAAAGCCCTGGCGATAAACCTAAGCGATATTGCCGCCATGGGGGGAGTCCCCCAATATGCTATTGTGAATATTGACCTGCCGCCGGATACGCTCGTTTCCAGCGTGACAGACTGCTATAACGCCATGCGAAGCCTGGCTGACAAATACCAGACGGCCATAATAGCCGGGGATACCAACCAGTCCTCCTTAATAAATCTGGCGGTTACCCTGCTGGGTTCGGCAGAAAACCCGGACAAGCTGCTTACCCGGAACACGGCTTTGCCAGGGCAAAAAATAGCTGTTACCGGTTATCTGGGCAATGCCGCCGCCGGGTTGGATATGCTTTTAAACCAAACCAAAGTTCCAGACGAAAGCCGGGAGATATTTTGCCGCTCTTTTTACCGCCCCGAACCGCGGATAAATGAAGCCCGGCTGCTGGTAAAAGAGGGGGCTCGCTGCTGTATAGATATCAGTGACGGGCTGGCGGCTGACCTTTTGCATATACTAAGGCAGAGCCGGGTGAGTGCCCGAATTGAGCTTGAGAGGCTGCCTGTCCACCCCAGCCTGCGTCTTTGCTACCCTCTCCAAGCCCAACACATGGCACTTTACGGGGGGGAAGATTACGAGCTGCTATTTACCGCCCCGGCCAAAGTGATAGAGCAGATATCAGCCCAAAGCGGAATACCGGTTACTATTATAGGTGAGATTATTCCGGGTAAACCGGATGAACTGAAATTAGTGGATAAAGATGGGAGGGCCCTTCAGCCGGAAAAGAACGGCTGGGAGCATTTTAAAAAACCGAAATGA
- the rsfS gene encoding ribosome silencing factor — protein MHLESIDIARQMVSIASEKQAEDIVLLDVRELVSYCDYFVLMSGASGRQLSAIADTVEKTFKPLKIGPRHREGDADSGWILLDFGGVIAHIFTPEIRSYYKLDRLWENAPKLVSVQ, from the coding sequence GTGCACTTGGAATCAATAGATATTGCCCGGCAGATGGTAAGTATAGCCAGTGAGAAACAGGCTGAAGATATAGTCCTTTTGGATGTCAGGGAGTTGGTTAGTTACTGTGATTATTTCGTGCTGATGAGCGGCGCTTCCGGCCGTCAGCTTTCGGCTATTGCGGATACGGTTGAAAAGACCTTTAAACCTCTTAAAATAGGGCCGCGCCACCGTGAAGGTGACGCGGATTCAGGCTGGATACTGCTTGATTTCGGCGGGGTGATTGCCCATATATTCACCCCCGAAATACGCTCTTATTATAAGCTTGACCGTCTCTGGGAGAATGCCCCCAAACTGGTTTCTGTCCAGTAA